Proteins encoded by one window of Chrysemys picta bellii isolate R12L10 chromosome 10, ASM1138683v2, whole genome shotgun sequence:
- the LOC101935256 gene encoding transmembrane protein 100-like, whose protein sequence is MMGCKSNSLTCLQGGKPALPLTTTTDSTATLNKLALATGGTEKSWYRCIFPFGIVSLVIGVAATCITFIINGPQMDIAKAVSVATLMFGVGLLVAAYICWRAKRERQRQRQREEPLSLEQGAL, encoded by the coding sequence ATGATGGGCTGCAAGTCCAACTCGCTCACTTGTCTGCAAGGAGGGAAGCCAGCGCTGCCTCTGACCACCACCACGGACTCCACGGCTACACTCAATAAGCTGGCTCTGGCCACGGGGGGCACTGAGAAATCCTGGTACCGGTGCATTTTCCCCTTCGGCATCGTCTCCCTGGTCATCGGCGTCGCAGCGACGTGCATCACCTTCATCATCAATGGGCCGCAGATGGACATCGCCAAGGCGGTCTCGGTGGCCACCCTGATGTTTGGAGTGGGCCTGCTGGTGGCTGCTTACATCTGCTGGCGGGCCAAGCGGGAAAGGCAgcggcagaggcagcgagaggaGCCGCTCTCCTTAGAGCAGGGAGCCCTATGA